The following coding sequences are from one Pseudonocardia sp. HH130630-07 window:
- a CDS encoding HAD family hydrolase has protein sequence MIVTFDLFSAMTDARGGAATTFGAMAAERGWPVTGHQLYDEWDRHNKAAQKNVDTRTGWTSFRTLSRDALATAYTALGLAADPEADIDRVQRSVAEWPLWPDIPDGIRAVAEHARVGILSNVDDALVTTTRAHRLVDPGLVLTSQRLGAYKPDAALYRRARDLLGEGFVHVAASPRDVGGALAAGIRTVRLVRPGHVPDPDGPVPGFSVDDAADLMTVLPAAAGPR, from the coding sequence GTGATCGTCACGTTCGACCTGTTCAGCGCCATGACCGATGCCCGCGGCGGCGCGGCGACCACGTTCGGCGCGATGGCCGCCGAGCGCGGCTGGCCGGTGACCGGCCACCAGCTGTACGACGAGTGGGACCGGCACAACAAGGCCGCCCAGAAGAACGTCGACACCCGTACCGGCTGGACGAGCTTCCGCACCCTGTCCCGGGACGCCCTCGCGACCGCCTACACCGCCCTCGGCCTGGCGGCCGACCCCGAGGCCGACATCGATCGCGTGCAACGCTCCGTCGCCGAATGGCCGCTGTGGCCGGACATCCCCGACGGGATCCGCGCCGTCGCCGAGCACGCCAGGGTCGGGATCCTCTCCAACGTCGACGACGCACTCGTGACCACCACCCGGGCGCACCGTCTGGTCGATCCCGGCCTGGTCCTGACCTCGCAGCGCCTCGGTGCCTACAAGCCCGACGCGGCCCTCTACCGGCGGGCCCGCGACCTGCTCGGGGAGGGTTTCGTGCACGTCGCCGCGTCACCCCGCGACGTCGGCGGCGCGCTGGCCGCGGGCATCCGGACGGTCCGCCTCGTCCGGCCGGGGCACGTCCCCGATCCGGACGGACCGGTCCCCGGCTTCTCCGTCGACGACGCGGCCGACCTGATGACCGTGCTCCCCGCGGCGGCCGGCCCGCGGTAG
- a CDS encoding TrmH family RNA methyltransferase, translated as MAILTTIDDAADPRLDDYRDLTTADRRPDRPGGRGLVIAEGVVVVRRLLDSPYPVRSLLGVPRRLAELSDDLAGLDVPAYATDADTMARAVGFHLNRGVLAVADRAAAPDPATLLAGAGTVAVCEGVGDHENLGSLFRNAAALGIGGILLGPGCSDPLYRRSVRVSMGHVLRVPFASLPGPWPGSLDVLRAAGYTVVGLTPSASAEPLATAGLAGRRVALLVGAEGPGLTDEALAAADRLVRIPMASGVDSLNVATAAAVAFHAVTGGG; from the coding sequence GTGGCAATACTCACTACGATCGACGACGCGGCGGACCCGCGGCTCGACGACTACCGGGACCTGACGACCGCCGACCGGCGTCCCGACCGGCCCGGTGGCCGTGGCCTGGTGATCGCCGAGGGTGTCGTCGTCGTACGACGGCTGCTCGACTCACCCTATCCGGTGCGGTCGCTGCTGGGGGTCCCGCGACGCCTGGCGGAACTCTCCGACGATCTCGCCGGCCTGGACGTACCCGCCTACGCCACGGACGCCGACACGATGGCCCGTGCGGTCGGCTTCCACCTCAACCGGGGGGTGCTCGCCGTCGCCGACCGGGCGGCGGCGCCGGATCCCGCCACGCTCCTGGCCGGCGCCGGGACGGTGGCGGTCTGCGAGGGCGTCGGCGACCACGAGAACCTCGGGTCGCTGTTCCGCAACGCCGCGGCGCTCGGGATCGGCGGGATCCTGCTCGGCCCGGGCTGCTCGGACCCGCTCTACCGGCGCAGCGTCCGGGTCTCGATGGGGCACGTGCTCCGCGTGCCGTTCGCGTCCCTGCCGGGTCCGTGGCCGGGCTCGCTGGACGTGCTGCGGGCGGCCGGGTACACCGTCGTCGGCCTGACGCCGTCGGCGAGCGCCGAGCCGCTGGCCACGGCGGGCCTGGCCGGGCGGCGGGTCGCGCTGCTGGTGGGCGCGGAGGGCCCGGGGCTGACCGACGAGGCGCTCGCCGCCGCCGACCGGCTGGTGCGGATCCCGATGGCGAGCGGGGTGGACTCGCTCAACGTCGCCACCGCGGCCGCCGTGGCGTTCCACGCGGTCACCGGGGGCGGCTGA